In Maridesulfovibrio sp., a single genomic region encodes these proteins:
- the ftsW gene encoding putative lipid II flippase FtsW, whose protein sequence is MNKKKDLSGKPERPDYWLLGAALLLGCFGLMMVLSASGIMAERFFGDKYLFFKKQGLFLVAGIFMMYVSSRIPRAVFYNMVYVWLMGAFCLLLLCDFTPLSVAAGGATRWIALGPIRIQPLEFCKPALVLYLAYFFSRKQDLIKTFSVGFLPPFAITGALCLLLMMQPDFGGSVFLCMILFFMSLVGGTRISYLLTSLIFAGGAGYMLITSSPYRLKRMTAFIDPFKSAHEEGYQLVQSLYAFGSGNIFGQGLGAGKQKLFFLPEAHNDFIMAVVGEELGFLGVLAVFLVVGFLVWRGFKIALAQENLQDRFTAYGLTIMLALGFVLNLAVVMGTVPPKGVPMPFVSYGGSSLLISCTCIGILLNLSRGKV, encoded by the coding sequence TTGAACAAGAAGAAAGACCTCTCCGGCAAACCGGAACGTCCGGACTACTGGCTGCTCGGCGCGGCACTCCTTCTGGGCTGTTTCGGGCTGATGATGGTGCTCTCCGCCAGCGGCATCATGGCCGAACGTTTCTTCGGGGATAAATACCTTTTCTTCAAGAAACAGGGACTCTTTCTGGTGGCCGGGATATTCATGATGTACGTCAGTTCCCGGATTCCCAGAGCGGTATTCTACAACATGGTCTACGTCTGGCTCATGGGTGCGTTCTGTCTGCTGCTGCTCTGCGATTTCACACCCCTTTCTGTTGCCGCCGGCGGCGCGACCCGCTGGATTGCGCTCGGGCCTATCCGCATACAACCACTTGAATTCTGCAAACCGGCGCTGGTGCTTTACCTGGCCTACTTTTTTTCACGCAAGCAGGACCTGATCAAGACCTTCAGTGTGGGATTTCTGCCTCCGTTCGCCATTACCGGAGCACTCTGCCTGCTGCTGATGATGCAGCCGGATTTCGGCGGTTCGGTATTCCTGTGCATGATCCTTTTCTTCATGAGCCTTGTCGGCGGCACAAGGATAAGCTACCTGCTCACCTCGCTCATTTTCGCGGGCGGGGCCGGTTACATGCTTATCACAAGCTCCCCGTACAGACTCAAACGCATGACCGCCTTCATCGATCCGTTCAAGTCCGCGCATGAGGAAGGGTATCAGCTGGTGCAGTCCCTCTACGCCTTCGGATCCGGAAATATTTTCGGGCAGGGCCTCGGTGCCGGGAAACAGAAACTGTTCTTTCTCCCGGAAGCGCACAACGACTTCATCATGGCCGTGGTAGGTGAAGAACTGGGATTCCTCGGAGTGCTCGCAGTGTTTCTGGTAGTAGGCTTTCTGGTCTGGCGCGGCTTCAAGATCGCCCTGGCGCAGGAAAACCTGCAGGACAGATTCACCGCATACGGACTGACCATCATGCTGGCCCTCGGGTTCGTGCTCAATCTGGCAGTGGTCATGGGTACCGTGCCTCCCAAGGGCGTTCCCATGCCTTTTGTCAGCTATGGCGGATCAAGCCTGCTCATTTCGTGCACCTGCATCGGCATACTGCTCAACCTGTCCAGGGGGAAAGTATGA
- the murD gene encoding UDP-N-acetylmuramoyl-L-alanine--D-glutamate ligase encodes MDSAFVKLVTSTRMFTDRLAIVAGAGRSGLAAAKLLHRLGATVRIVDANENLTADVLEGLGPNAQLMTGPFCEAQFAGADVIVLSPGVPVRKILPYTGDLPERKIISELELAVWFADEPKIAITGTNGKTTTTALIEHILKESGRTVFAGANYGTPLSEYIVGQERADVLVLEVSSFQLQNCRLFRPQAAILLNVSANHLDYHEDMAEYLAAKLKIFERQSREELAILPADMRDELNPSEFTRAEVKWFDGTAFPEQPNLPGAHNRLNVEAAWLALEKIGLSRSEFEAGLKTFRGKPHRIEEIGSVNGVRFIDDSKGTNLDAVRAALTTFKGPVRLLLGGVFKGGDVRELIPVMRDRVAEVALFGAGREHFEPALKDDFKISWHENLEKAVRTLFAGSNPGDTILLSPGTASFDAYKGYAARGDDFKRIMEELS; translated from the coding sequence ATGGATAGCGCATTCGTAAAACTGGTCACCTCGACCCGCATGTTCACCGACCGTCTGGCAATAGTCGCCGGGGCCGGACGCTCCGGACTTGCAGCCGCAAAGCTGCTGCACAGACTGGGAGCAACCGTGCGCATTGTGGATGCCAATGAAAACCTGACTGCGGATGTGCTTGAAGGACTCGGGCCTAATGCGCAGCTTATGACCGGACCGTTCTGTGAAGCACAGTTCGCCGGAGCGGACGTTATCGTGCTCAGCCCCGGAGTGCCCGTACGCAAGATTCTGCCCTACACCGGAGATCTGCCCGAACGCAAAATCATCTCCGAACTGGAACTGGCCGTATGGTTTGCGGACGAACCCAAGATCGCCATAACCGGGACGAACGGAAAGACCACAACCACGGCCCTGATAGAGCACATACTCAAGGAATCCGGGCGCACGGTTTTCGCAGGGGCCAACTACGGCACCCCTCTTTCCGAATACATCGTTGGCCAGGAACGGGCCGATGTGCTGGTACTTGAAGTATCCAGTTTCCAGCTCCAGAACTGTCGTCTGTTCCGTCCTCAGGCAGCCATACTGCTCAACGTTTCCGCCAACCACCTGGACTACCACGAGGACATGGCTGAATACCTCGCTGCCAAGCTCAAGATTTTCGAACGCCAGAGCAGGGAAGAACTCGCCATACTGCCTGCGGATATGCGTGACGAACTGAACCCGTCCGAATTTACCCGCGCCGAAGTCAAATGGTTTGACGGAACGGCTTTTCCGGAACAGCCCAACCTGCCGGGAGCGCACAACCGCCTCAATGTGGAAGCGGCCTGGCTGGCTCTGGAAAAAATAGGGCTCAGCCGGAGTGAATTCGAAGCCGGGCTGAAGACCTTCCGAGGAAAACCGCACCGCATTGAAGAGATAGGCAGTGTGAACGGAGTGCGCTTCATCGACGATTCCAAGGGCACCAATCTGGATGCAGTGCGCGCGGCGCTGACAACGTTCAAAGGTCCGGTACGGCTGCTTCTCGGCGGAGTGTTCAAAGGCGGCGATGTGCGGGAACTCATCCCGGTGATGCGGGACCGAGTTGCCGAGGTGGCCCTTTTCGGAGCAGGCCGGGAACATTTTGAACCCGCGTTGAAGGATGATTTCAAAATTTCATGGCATGAGAACCTCGAAAAGGCAGTACGCACCCTTTTCGCAGGTTCCAATCCGGGAGATACAATTCTGCTTTCACCCGGCACGGCAAGCTTTGATGCCTACAAAGGCTACGCGGCAAGAGGCGACGATTTCAAAAGGATCATGGAGGAACTGTCTTGA
- the murG gene encoding undecaprenyldiphospho-muramoylpentapeptide beta-N-acetylglucosaminyltransferase: MGRVILTTGGTGGHVFPALSVAEEIRTRFPECEILFLGGQGAEREMVERAGIPFKGLPAKGVIGGGIKKFLGAFWIVRALLLAAKEISGFKPEAIIGFGGYAGFCPVLAGRLLGVPTAIHEQNSVPGVTNRILGRMVKRIFTSFADTKQMFPASKVVVTGNPVRREIMSAKNKSCDKAVLVFGGSQGARAINEAVCAALPPLKDAGISLTHQTGKADFETVRTAYENIGMDAQRVSPFIHDMAAAYSRAQLVVCRAGASTVFEVAAAGKPAVFIPFPQATHDHQTGNAASLAETGAAVLIPQKDLDGNKLAETIIELISDQDGLKSMGEKALSFARPDAASAIADGIESIICTRRVRGKA, translated from the coding sequence ATCGGGCGCGTGATACTGACCACCGGCGGAACCGGCGGACACGTATTTCCGGCCCTGTCCGTGGCCGAAGAGATAAGAACCCGTTTCCCGGAATGCGAAATCCTGTTCCTCGGCGGACAGGGTGCTGAGCGCGAAATGGTCGAACGCGCGGGCATTCCCTTCAAGGGGCTCCCGGCAAAGGGAGTCATCGGCGGCGGGATCAAAAAATTTCTCGGTGCGTTCTGGATTGTGCGGGCCCTGCTGCTGGCAGCAAAAGAAATTTCAGGATTCAAACCCGAAGCGATAATCGGGTTCGGCGGATACGCCGGATTCTGCCCGGTACTGGCCGGACGGCTGCTTGGAGTACCAACAGCCATACACGAACAGAACAGCGTGCCGGGAGTGACCAACCGCATCCTCGGCAGGATGGTAAAAAGAATTTTCACCTCGTTCGCGGACACGAAACAGATGTTTCCGGCCTCCAAGGTCGTTGTTACGGGCAACCCGGTACGCCGGGAAATCATGTCCGCGAAAAACAAAAGCTGCGATAAGGCTGTGCTGGTTTTCGGAGGCAGTCAGGGCGCCAGAGCCATAAACGAAGCTGTCTGCGCCGCGCTGCCGCCCCTGAAAGACGCTGGAATCAGCCTGACCCACCAGACCGGAAAGGCGGATTTCGAAACAGTCCGCACGGCATACGAAAACATTGGAATGGACGCACAAAGGGTCTCCCCGTTCATTCACGACATGGCGGCGGCATATTCACGGGCGCAGCTTGTGGTCTGCCGGGCCGGAGCCTCCACTGTATTCGAGGTGGCGGCAGCGGGAAAACCGGCAGTATTCATCCCCTTTCCGCAGGCCACCCATGACCACCAGACCGGCAACGCCGCCAGTCTGGCAGAAACAGGAGCGGCAGTTCTGATCCCCCAGAAAGACCTCGACGGGAACAAACTGGCCGAAACGATAATTGAACTGATTTCCGATCAGGACGGCTTGAAAAGCATGGGGGAAAAAGCCCTGTCCTTTGCCCGGCCTGACGCGGCCTCCGCCATAGCGGACGGCATTGAAAGTATTATTTGCACGAGAAGAGTGAGAGGTAAGGCATGA
- the murB gene encoding UDP-N-acetylmuramate dehydrogenase — MSLELLHKPDMSALTSLGIGGKARVLARVGDENGLDELARFIEKEGPEVIAIGEGSNMLAGDGELNLALIQIRRSRRAGVTVSENIVRTPADIRLPGLLSVLIKMGLSGMEGLAGIPGSVGGAIAMNAGSYGTEISGTVKRVRLWTPGKGLFWKNASEMDWGYRHFDARTGEFTLVWEAELRLFPSSEEKVRTAVKETFSKKKATQPVTEKSAGCVFKNPEGFSAGKLLDEAGFRGRRLGGMAFSEMHANFLVNTGGGNAAQALELMDLARETVAERSGITLNPEVIILP, encoded by the coding sequence ATGAGCCTCGAACTGCTTCATAAACCGGACATGTCCGCACTCACCTCTCTCGGCATAGGGGGAAAAGCCCGCGTGCTTGCCAGAGTAGGAGATGAAAACGGACTGGATGAACTGGCCCGCTTTATAGAAAAGGAAGGACCGGAAGTCATTGCCATAGGTGAAGGAAGCAACATGCTTGCCGGAGACGGAGAGCTCAATCTGGCGCTGATTCAGATCCGCCGGTCAAGAAGGGCCGGGGTCACGGTCTCTGAAAACATCGTGCGGACTCCGGCAGACATCAGGCTGCCCGGACTCCTTTCCGTGCTGATCAAAATGGGCCTTTCCGGAATGGAAGGTCTGGCCGGAATTCCCGGTTCCGTCGGCGGCGCAATCGCAATGAACGCCGGTTCATATGGAACGGAGATATCCGGCACTGTAAAACGGGTCCGGCTCTGGACTCCGGGCAAGGGGCTTTTCTGGAAAAACGCATCTGAAATGGACTGGGGATACCGGCACTTTGATGCCCGTACCGGAGAATTCACTCTGGTATGGGAAGCGGAACTCAGGCTCTTCCCATCAAGTGAGGAAAAAGTTCGGACTGCGGTAAAAGAAACTTTCTCGAAAAAGAAGGCCACACAACCGGTCACCGAAAAATCCGCCGGGTGCGTCTTTAAAAATCCGGAAGGATTCAGCGCCGGCAAGCTGCTTGATGAAGCCGGATTCCGGGGACGCAGGCTGGGCGGAATGGCTTTTTCGGAAATGCATGCAAATTTTCTGGTCAACACGGGGGGCGGAAACGCAGCCCAGGCGTTGGAGCTTATGGATCTGGCTCGCGAAACCGTAGCCGAAAGGTCGGGAATAACTTTAAATCCGGAGGTTATAATTCTGCCATGA
- a CDS encoding UDP-N-acetylmuramoyl-L-alanyl-D-glutamate--2,6-diaminopimelate ligase translates to MNKAFDKIKWNALLDLVANGLMVRTDSRAVCEGEVFVAISGPVRNGEDFVPQAVENGAAYVICATETDTGNAELIVHPDPREALGELAAAYFNTAAGKIRLVGITGTNGKTTVSYLVEHLLASAGIKTGVIGTVSYRWPGFEQEAPLTTPGCWQLHELLSRMGEAGVEVALMEVSSHALHQKRVAGLDFDAAVITNVTQDHLDYHGDMESYFQAKCLLFSHYPKALKRGIINFDDPYGRRLLECYSPSIGFGLDTACAAGNESLCGEMISCTGSGLHLRISRGAEKWEIESDLIGRHNGSNLLAAQAVGLHLGLTPGQMDVFKGFHGAPGRLERVRNNKGLNIFVDYAHTPDALENVLRTLRDLEFKRLITVFGCGGDRDRTKRPLMAEAACRYSDVAVLTSDNPRTEDPLSILDDVRAGIRGCDRVIEDVDRAAAIRKAVAEMTGDDVLLVAGKGHETYQIIGTKKRDFSDAEEVTKAIKEIYG, encoded by the coding sequence ATGAATAAGGCATTTGACAAAATTAAATGGAACGCACTGCTGGACCTGGTCGCAAACGGCCTGATGGTCCGCACAGACTCCCGCGCCGTGTGCGAGGGCGAAGTCTTCGTGGCCATATCCGGCCCGGTGCGGAACGGGGAGGATTTCGTCCCCCAGGCCGTTGAAAACGGTGCGGCCTACGTCATCTGCGCAACGGAAACGGATACCGGAAATGCGGAACTTATCGTTCACCCCGATCCCCGCGAGGCTTTGGGGGAACTGGCTGCAGCATATTTCAACACCGCGGCGGGCAAAATCAGACTGGTGGGAATAACCGGCACAAACGGCAAGACCACAGTCTCCTACCTTGTGGAACATCTGCTTGCTTCCGCCGGAATTAAAACCGGAGTGATCGGAACAGTCAGCTACCGCTGGCCGGGTTTCGAGCAGGAAGCCCCGCTCACAACCCCCGGATGCTGGCAGTTGCACGAACTGCTCTCCCGGATGGGCGAGGCCGGGGTAGAGGTAGCGCTCATGGAAGTTTCATCCCATGCCCTGCACCAGAAACGCGTTGCCGGATTGGATTTCGATGCGGCGGTCATCACCAACGTGACTCAGGACCACCTCGACTACCACGGCGACATGGAAAGCTATTTCCAGGCCAAGTGTCTGCTTTTCAGCCACTATCCCAAGGCCCTGAAACGCGGAATAATAAATTTTGACGACCCATACGGCAGGCGTCTTCTGGAGTGCTATTCACCGAGCATAGGATTCGGTCTGGATACGGCCTGTGCGGCAGGAAACGAAAGCCTGTGCGGAGAAATGATCTCCTGCACCGGCAGCGGTCTGCACCTGCGCATAAGCAGAGGCGCTGAAAAATGGGAGATCGAGTCCGATCTCATCGGCAGGCACAACGGTTCCAACCTGCTCGCCGCTCAGGCAGTGGGCCTGCACCTAGGACTGACTCCCGGACAGATGGATGTCTTCAAGGGTTTCCACGGCGCTCCGGGCAGGCTGGAAAGGGTCCGCAACAACAAGGGACTCAATATTTTCGTGGATTACGCACATACCCCGGACGCCCTTGAAAATGTACTGCGCACCCTGAGAGACCTTGAGTTCAAAAGGTTGATCACCGTGTTCGGCTGCGGCGGGGACCGGGACCGCACCAAACGTCCGCTCATGGCCGAAGCGGCCTGCAGATATTCCGATGTGGCCGTGCTAACCTCGGATAACCCGCGCACAGAAGATCCGCTGAGCATTCTTGATGATGTACGTGCCGGTATCCGCGGCTGCGACAGGGTTATCGAGGATGTTGACCGGGCGGCGGCAATCAGGAAGGCCGTGGCAGAAATGACCGGGGACGATGTGCTGCTGGTGGCCGGAAAAGGTCACGAGACATACCAGATAATCGGAACAAAAAAACGGGACTTCTCCGATGCCGAAGAAGTAACCAAGGCTATCAAGGAGATATACGGTTGA
- a CDS encoding FtsQ-type POTRA domain-containing protein, with protein MSVAGIKKTRLTLSKTGKARKAKNKAKKSRSASFSAADIMLTVMRKVCISGACLLVLAVVGLGCLAGYRWMTTHPYFSLQDIKVSGNHRLTYGEILSIADVNLNRNSLDVNIGEVENRLSGNLWIDSATVKRQLPGKLHIIVHEKVPSFMVRQDDKLYYCDSRGGLIAPVAPGKFTSLPYLNIDSDAMDKAAILPEFMGRLGRRELPFDAGQIAWIDIKGGNRMEIFMDSLNLKVLLGLDNWQEQLSHLNTVWNDLKNRGEFRDVAAISTGNGRVWVEKRTPGNGSPQ; from the coding sequence ATGAGTGTTGCCGGTATAAAGAAAACCAGACTGACCCTGAGCAAAACGGGAAAAGCCCGGAAAGCCAAGAACAAGGCCAAAAAGAGCAGAAGCGCGTCTTTCTCGGCTGCGGATATCATGCTGACCGTTATGCGCAAGGTGTGCATTTCCGGTGCCTGTCTGCTTGTGCTCGCCGTAGTGGGACTGGGCTGCCTGGCCGGGTACCGCTGGATGACCACGCACCCTTATTTTTCGCTGCAGGACATCAAGGTCAGCGGCAACCACAGGCTGACTTACGGAGAAATCCTGTCCATCGCGGATGTGAACCTGAACAGGAACAGCCTGGACGTCAACATAGGCGAAGTTGAAAACAGGCTGAGCGGCAACCTGTGGATAGACTCGGCAACCGTGAAAAGACAGCTTCCGGGCAAGCTGCACATCATAGTGCATGAAAAGGTCCCGAGCTTCATGGTCCGGCAGGACGACAAGCTCTACTACTGCGACAGCAGGGGCGGACTGATTGCACCGGTTGCTCCGGGGAAATTCACTTCCCTGCCGTATCTGAACATTGACTCCGATGCCATGGACAAGGCGGCCATCCTGCCTGAATTCATGGGCAGGCTGGGGAGAAGGGAACTGCCCTTCGACGCCGGACAGATCGCCTGGATAGACATCAAGGGCGGCAACAGGATGGAAATTTTTATGGACAGCCTCAATCTGAAGGTCCTGTTGGGGCTGGACAACTGGCAAGAACAGCTTTCACACCTGAACACAGTCTGGAATGACCTCAAAAACAGGGGAGAGTTCAGGGATGTGGCGGCCATATCCACCGGAAACGGCAGAGTCTGGGTTGAAAAACGCACTCCGGGAAATGGATCGCCGCAATAG
- the murF gene encoding UDP-N-acetylmuramoyl-tripeptide--D-alanyl-D-alanine ligase — MKLTLRELEEQLLGSSETPSAESIEIAAVRIDSRLVKKNDVFFCIEGENFDGHNFAAAALDAGAAAVVVSRLLPELEGRRVIMVRDTVQALGRTAAYWRLKSKSRMIAVTGSAGKTTVKEMLAHVLSGSHTVHKNFMNLNNQIGLPLSMLQATGEETYWVMELGISLPGDMAELGPVALPDMAVVHNIGPAHLEGLGSLENVARFKASIFEYLRPEGKALCCSDHELLWKAACDIADPVPFSSQDETAPYYSTLLRTLPNGSGEFLIKAGEEQAKVILPTCGAHFAENAAAVTCAAHQLGMELDEIAARLASVELPKQRFHCHPCGEWTLIDDSYNANPLSMHRAIETARNIAGDRPLVLVLGDMLELGEEAGCAHCDLGSKIAEIEPEATFYHGSHYSEVASNTNGSTLVPVNSPEEFMNGIHALGLSDAVVLFKGSRSCRMEEYFKALNNEVGSSEGDKA, encoded by the coding sequence TTGAAACTGACCTTGCGCGAACTGGAAGAACAGCTCCTGGGGAGCAGTGAGACACCCTCTGCCGAGAGCATCGAAATAGCCGCCGTGCGCATTGACAGCCGGCTGGTGAAAAAGAACGATGTTTTTTTCTGCATTGAGGGAGAGAACTTCGACGGCCACAATTTCGCCGCAGCGGCACTTGATGCCGGAGCGGCGGCTGTTGTTGTTTCCCGGCTCCTCCCGGAACTGGAAGGCAGACGGGTCATAATGGTCAGAGACACTGTACAGGCCCTTGGCAGAACAGCCGCTTACTGGAGACTCAAATCCAAATCCAGAATGATCGCCGTGACCGGTTCGGCAGGAAAGACCACCGTGAAGGAAATGCTGGCCCACGTGCTTTCAGGCTCCCACACGGTGCACAAGAATTTCATGAATCTCAACAACCAGATCGGCCTGCCGCTCTCCATGCTTCAGGCAACCGGCGAGGAAACCTACTGGGTCATGGAACTGGGGATCAGCCTTCCCGGAGACATGGCGGAACTGGGTCCCGTTGCCCTGCCGGACATGGCCGTGGTTCACAATATCGGACCGGCCCATCTGGAAGGTCTGGGCTCGCTGGAAAACGTGGCCAGATTCAAGGCCTCCATTTTTGAATACCTGCGCCCTGAAGGAAAGGCCCTCTGCTGCTCGGATCATGAGCTGCTCTGGAAGGCTGCCTGTGACATTGCCGACCCTGTTCCGTTCTCATCACAGGACGAAACCGCGCCCTACTACAGCACGCTGCTGCGCACACTCCCGAACGGCTCCGGCGAATTTCTGATCAAGGCAGGCGAAGAGCAGGCCAAAGTGATACTGCCCACCTGCGGAGCTCACTTTGCTGAAAACGCGGCAGCAGTAACCTGCGCCGCCCACCAACTGGGCATGGAGCTTGACGAAATCGCCGCACGACTGGCCTCCGTGGAATTGCCGAAACAGCGGTTCCACTGCCATCCCTGCGGAGAATGGACTCTCATTGACGATTCGTACAACGCCAACCCGCTCTCCATGCACCGGGCCATTGAGACTGCCCGCAACATAGCCGGAGACCGTCCGCTGGTGCTGGTACTCGGAGACATGCTGGAACTCGGTGAAGAAGCCGGTTGTGCCCACTGTGATCTGGGCAGCAAAATTGCCGAAATCGAGCCGGAAGCGACTTTCTACCATGGCAGCCATTACAGCGAAGTGGCCTCGAACACCAACGGCTCCACGCTTGTTCCGGTAAACAGTCCGGAAGAATTCATGAACGGCATACACGCGCTCGGCTTGAGTGACGCGGTGGTCCTTTTCAAGGGCTCAAGATCATGCCGCATGGAAGAATATTTCAAGGCCCTCAACAATGAAGTCGGCAGCTCAGAAGGAGACAAAGCGTGA
- the mraY gene encoding phospho-N-acetylmuramoyl-pentapeptide-transferase — MIYHFLVPLSAQISVLNVFRYITFRSIYALLTALVITIVLGPAMMKWLQKIKCGQYIQDEIAEQHKCKAGTPTMGGLLIGFGVIVSTLLWADLANVYVWLTMLVFAGFGVVGFVDDFTKIRRKQNKGISPSAKLFGQLLVAGTAVGLLIMQPAYSTELAVPFFKNFTPNLGWFYLPFALLVMIGASNGVNLTDGLDGLAIGPTITSSTCYAFFIYIAGHAGIAGYLNVPHVPGVGEVTVFCGALVGAGLGFLWYNAYPAQIFMGDVGSLSIGGVLGFIAVLCKQELLLVIVGGVFVFETVSVIMQVGYFKVSGGKRIFRMAPLHHHYQEKGVSESKIVIRFWIISILMALMALSTLKIR; from the coding sequence GTGATCTATCATTTCCTGGTTCCACTAAGCGCACAGATCAGTGTGCTGAACGTGTTCAGGTACATCACCTTCAGGTCCATCTACGCCCTGCTCACGGCGCTGGTAATCACTATTGTGCTCGGCCCGGCCATGATGAAATGGCTGCAGAAGATCAAATGCGGCCAGTACATTCAGGACGAAATTGCCGAACAGCACAAATGCAAGGCCGGAACCCCCACCATGGGCGGACTGCTCATCGGGTTCGGGGTCATTGTCTCCACCCTGCTCTGGGCCGATCTGGCAAACGTTTACGTCTGGCTGACCATGCTGGTCTTCGCCGGATTCGGTGTGGTCGGATTCGTGGACGACTTCACCAAAATCAGGCGCAAGCAAAACAAGGGAATTTCACCCTCGGCAAAACTTTTCGGGCAGCTCCTCGTAGCCGGAACCGCTGTGGGACTGCTGATCATGCAGCCAGCGTACTCCACGGAACTGGCTGTTCCATTCTTCAAAAATTTCACCCCGAATCTGGGCTGGTTCTACCTGCCGTTCGCACTGCTGGTCATGATCGGGGCCTCCAACGGAGTAAACCTGACCGACGGGCTGGACGGGCTGGCAATCGGGCCGACCATAACCAGTTCAACCTGTTACGCATTTTTCATTTATATTGCAGGCCACGCAGGCATAGCCGGTTACCTCAATGTGCCGCACGTTCCCGGAGTGGGAGAAGTGACCGTGTTCTGTGGCGCCCTGGTGGGAGCGGGTCTTGGATTTCTCTGGTACAACGCCTACCCTGCCCAGATTTTCATGGGCGATGTGGGTTCGCTGAGTATCGGCGGGGTTCTCGGGTTCATAGCGGTACTCTGCAAGCAGGAACTCCTGCTGGTAATCGTGGGCGGTGTTTTCGTGTTTGAAACCGTGTCCGTAATCATGCAGGTCGGATATTTCAAGGTCAGCGGCGGAAAGCGGATTTTCCGTATGGCTCCCCTGCACCACCACTATCAGGAAAAGGGAGTGTCGGAATCCAAGATAGTGATCCGGTTCTGGATAATCTCGATTCTGATGGCCCTGATGGCCTTGAGCACGCTTAAAATCAGGTAA
- the murC gene encoding UDP-N-acetylmuramate--L-alanine ligase produces MRSRVGNIHMIGIGGSGMSGIAEVLINMGFTVTGSDLAAGAPVKRLLKMGAQVYIGHGADNVSNADVVVKSTAISNDNPELVRARELGIPVIPRAEMLAELMRLRTGIAVAGTHGKTTTTSLLATIFTEAGLDPTVIIGGRLNTFGSNARLGDGQYLIAEADESDGSFLCLSPIITVVTNVDRDHMDFYADQDAIDESFRTFMNGIPFYGMNVVCGDDPGVKRLLPTIKRPCMTYGLGKENRLRAEILSCEVRSLFKVFLDDELLGEVSLAQPGKHNVLNALGAIGVALEAGLDRQAILSGLSNFMGVGRRFEKKGECKGVLVVDDYGHHPAEIMATIETAKSCFPNRRLVVAFQPHRFTRTQALFGEFCKTFEKCDELLLTEIYPASESPIPGVNGMSLAQGIRQVSSTKVRFYPDFEVLENELPNILKPGDLFITQGAGSIYKIGENYLSYLEEQGCDCKISDGCTPFNG; encoded by the coding sequence ATGCGCAGCAGAGTGGGCAACATTCATATGATCGGAATCGGCGGCTCGGGAATGAGCGGCATTGCCGAGGTGCTGATCAACATGGGCTTTACCGTGACCGGTTCAGACCTTGCTGCCGGAGCACCGGTCAAGCGGCTGCTCAAAATGGGTGCGCAGGTATACATCGGCCATGGAGCAGACAATGTCAGCAATGCTGATGTGGTGGTCAAATCCACAGCCATATCCAACGACAACCCGGAACTCGTCCGCGCCCGCGAACTGGGTATCCCGGTCATTCCCAGAGCGGAAATGCTGGCCGAACTCATGCGGCTGCGCACCGGCATAGCCGTGGCCGGAACCCATGGAAAAACGACTACAACCTCGCTGCTGGCAACAATTTTCACGGAAGCCGGGCTCGATCCAACGGTCATCATCGGCGGAAGGCTGAACACCTTCGGCAGCAACGCCCGCCTTGGCGACGGCCAGTACCTGATTGCTGAAGCAGATGAATCTGACGGCTCCTTCCTCTGCCTGTCCCCGATCATTACCGTGGTGACGAACGTGGACAGGGACCATATGGATTTCTACGCCGATCAGGACGCCATTGACGAATCCTTTCGCACGTTCATGAACGGAATTCCCTTTTACGGAATGAACGTGGTCTGCGGTGATGATCCCGGAGTGAAAAGACTGCTGCCGACCATCAAAAGACCGTGCATGACCTACGGGCTGGGTAAGGAAAACCGGTTGCGGGCGGAAATACTCTCCTGCGAAGTCCGTTCCCTGTTCAAAGTATTTCTGGATGACGAACTGCTCGGGGAAGTCTCTCTGGCACAGCCGGGCAAGCACAATGTGCTCAACGCGCTTGGAGCCATCGGCGTGGCCCTTGAAGCAGGGCTGGACCGTCAGGCCATTCTTTCCGGGCTATCGAATTTCATGGGTGTCGGGCGCCGTTTCGAAAAGAAAGGCGAATGCAAGGGAGTGCTGGTGGTGGACGACTACGGACACCATCCTGCAGAAATCATGGCCACTATTGAAACGGCTAAATCGTGCTTTCCCAACCGCAGACTGGTCGTGGCCTTCCAGCCGCACCGGTTCACCAGAACACAGGCGCTGTTCGGGGAGTTCTGCAAAACCTTTGAAAAGTGCGATGAACTGCTGCTGACCGAAATATACCCAGCTTCGGAATCACCGATTCCGGGTGTGAACGGCATGTCGCTGGCACAGGGCATCCGTCAGGTCAGCTCCACCAAAGTCCGTTTTTACCCGGACTTCGAAGTGCTGGAAAACGAACTGCCCAACATCCTCAAACCGGGCGACCTGTTTATCACCCAGGGTGCGGGATCAATATATAAAATCGGCGAAAACTACCTGAGCTACCTTGAAGAACAGGGTTGCGACTGCAAAATCAGCGACGGCTGCACACCGTTCAACGGATAA